The Edaphobacter flagellatus sequence CCGCCTGCAACTTGGTCCTACCGAATTCCTGACCAAGGCCAAGGTGCAGCCGCACGAGGTAGAAGAGCTGGTCCTCTCCATGGTGCAGCGCATCCGTACCAAGTTTGCTGATCTCACCACGGCTGGTCCTGCAGCCTAAATACCCCACCTTCGTTTCTTTAAGCTGATCTTTAGTAACCAAGCGGGAAGAAGCTACTCAATGCTCTGGAACTTTTTTCGCAGCGTGCGAAAATAAGACGTTCATGCGACGAATCCTGATCATTGATGACGAGGATGATATCCGCGAAGTAGCTGCCTTATCGCTGGAAGCAACTGCCGGCTGGAAGGTATTTACTGCGGAGTCGGGAGCCAGAGGAATCGAGATCGCCGTCGCAGAGCAGCCTGATGCCATTCTGATGGACGTGATGATGCCCGGAGTCGATGGTCCGTCCACCTTCCGTGAGATGCAGCAGATTCCATCCATCGCTCACATCCCTGTCCTCCTGCTGACGGCCAAAGTTCAAGGCGTCGATAAGCGCCGCTTCGCCGACCTGGGTGTCGCTTCGGTTCTGTTCAAGCCCTTCGACCCGCTAACGTTGGCCGACCAGATCGCCGACGTACTGCACTGGACCGATGCTCAGAGCGCCTCATCGCAACCGGCCTCCAGCTCCCAAAAATAGCGGAAAGCCAGCATCTTCCATGCCAAAACTGCCGCAGCTCACCCAGGATGCCCCTCCCCAAAAGTTGCACCCGCTTGGGCCATTCACATCCGTCGTTGCCACACTTTTTTGCGTCTTATTCACATGAACGTAAAACAAGCAGACACTGAGATCAACGCTCTGCTCGCCGATCTTTGGAAGCGCCATCTCCCCTCGATGCACGAGCGTCTGAAGACCCTGGACCGCGCGGCACTGCTGGCTGCAGCCGGTAGACTTGCCGAAAATGAGCGCGCAGAAGCTCTATCGACCGCTCATAAACTGGCAGGAAATCTCGGCATGTTTGGCTACAAACTGGCAGGATCTGTCGCCAGTGAGATGGAACACATCCT is a genomic window containing:
- a CDS encoding Hpt domain-containing protein, producing MNVKQADTEINALLADLWKRHLPSMHERLKTLDRAALLAAAGRLAENERAEALSTAHKLAGNLGMFGYKLAGSVASEMEHILKEPTPETLGHLAALARRLRHTLAPHLG
- a CDS encoding response regulator, which encodes MRRILIIDDEDDIREVAALSLEATAGWKVFTAESGARGIEIAVAEQPDAILMDVMMPGVDGPSTFREMQQIPSIAHIPVLLLTAKVQGVDKRRFADLGVASVLFKPFDPLTLADQIADVLHWTDAQSASSQPASSSQK